A genomic segment from Sciurus carolinensis chromosome 1, mSciCar1.2, whole genome shotgun sequence encodes:
- the F3 gene encoding tissue factor isoform X2: MASPAWTRIPRLETTFTRTLLFGWVLAQVARAAGTPVRAYNLTWKSTNFKTILEWEPKPIDYVYTVQISAGLGDWKSKCFYTTDTECDLTEEIVQDVQQSYSARVLSYPSRNLDTIGSMGDPVLQNAPKFIPYLETKLGQPTIQSFEQVGTKLNVTVQDARTLVRRNGTFLSLRDVFGKDLHYTLYYWKASSTGKKRSSSWEQWCSWSSSSSSSCLYHCISAERPERDRMGRSAHH; encoded by the exons ATGGCGAGTCCTGCCTGGACCCGGATCCCACGCCTAGAGACAACGTTCACACGGACGCTTCTGTTCGGCTGGGTCCTTGCCCAGGTGGCGAGGGCTGCAG GTACTCCAGTTAGAGCATATAATTTAACTTGGAAATCAACTAATTTCAAGACAATTTTGGAGTGGGAACCCAAACCCATCGATTATGTCTACACTGTTCAGATAAG cGCTGGATTAGGTGATTGGAAGAGCAAATGCTTCTACACGACAGACACAGAGTGTGACCTCACTGAGGAGATTGTGCAGGATGTGCAGCAGTCATACTCTGCAAGGGTTCTTTCCTACCCATCTCGGAACTTAGATACCATTGGTTCTATGGGGGACCCTGTCCTTCAAAATGCCCCGAAGTTTATCCCTTACCTGGAAA CAAAACTTGGACAGCCAACAATTCAGAGTTTTGAACAAGTTGGGACAAAACTGAATGTGACAGTACAAGATGCACGTACATTAGTCAGAAGGAATGGCACATTCCTAAGCCTCCGGGATGTTTTCGGCAAAGACTTACATTATACACTTTATTATTGGAAAGCTTCAAGCACAGGAAAG aaacgTTCTTCATCGTGGGAGCAGTGGTGTTCGTggtcatcatcttcatcatcatcctgTCTCTATCACTGTATAAGTGCAGAAAGGCCAGAGCGGGACAGAATGGGAAGGAGCGCTCACCACTAA
- the F3 gene encoding tissue factor isoform X1 has translation MASPAWTRIPRLETTFTRTLLFGWVLAQVARAAGTPVRAYNLTWKSTNFKTILEWEPKPIDYVYTVQISAGLGDWKSKCFYTTDTECDLTEEIVQDVQQSYSARVLSYPSRNLDTIGSMGDPVLQNAPKFIPYLETKLGQPTIQSFEQVGTKLNVTVQDARTLVRRNGTFLSLRDVFGKDLHYTLYYWKASSTGKKTAKTDTNEFFIDVDKGKDYCFSVQAVIPSRRVNQKSPESLIECTSQEKSVFKETFFIVGAVVFVVIIFIIILSLSLYKCRKARAGQNGKERSPLNVA, from the exons ATGGCGAGTCCTGCCTGGACCCGGATCCCACGCCTAGAGACAACGTTCACACGGACGCTTCTGTTCGGCTGGGTCCTTGCCCAGGTGGCGAGGGCTGCAG GTACTCCAGTTAGAGCATATAATTTAACTTGGAAATCAACTAATTTCAAGACAATTTTGGAGTGGGAACCCAAACCCATCGATTATGTCTACACTGTTCAGATAAG cGCTGGATTAGGTGATTGGAAGAGCAAATGCTTCTACACGACAGACACAGAGTGTGACCTCACTGAGGAGATTGTGCAGGATGTGCAGCAGTCATACTCTGCAAGGGTTCTTTCCTACCCATCTCGGAACTTAGATACCATTGGTTCTATGGGGGACCCTGTCCTTCAAAATGCCCCGAAGTTTATCCCTTACCTGGAAA CAAAACTTGGACAGCCAACAATTCAGAGTTTTGAACAAGTTGGGACAAAACTGAATGTGACAGTACAAGATGCACGTACATTAGTCAGAAGGAATGGCACATTCCTAAGCCTCCGGGATGTTTTCGGCAAAGACTTACATTATACACTTTATTATTGGAAAGCTTCAAGCACAGGAAAG AAAACAGCCAAGACAGACACTAATGAATTTTTTATTGATGTGGATAAAGGAAAAGACTACTGTTTCAGTGTTCAAGCTGTGATACCATCCCGAAGAGTTAATCAGAAGAGTCCAGAGAGCCTCATCGAGTGTACAAGCCAAGAGAAAAGTGTCTTCAAAG aaacgTTCTTCATCGTGGGAGCAGTGGTGTTCGTggtcatcatcttcatcatcatcctgTCTCTATCACTGTATAAGTGCAGAAAGGCCAGAGCGGGACAGAATGGGAAGGAGCGCTCACCACTAAACGTTGCGTAG